In Musa acuminata AAA Group cultivar baxijiao chromosome BXJ3-9, Cavendish_Baxijiao_AAA, whole genome shotgun sequence, a single genomic region encodes these proteins:
- the LOC135648931 gene encoding metalloendoproteinase 2-MMP-like, translating into MTSSNSFLLLAAIAGFLLLPASSLSASTFFFPPPPPTINPWLPFRNLSGCHRGDDNPGLAGLKHYLKHFGYLPTSSMNSTDSFDDALEIAIRSYQRFFGLNATGEIDEPTVDQLMAPRCGVADFVNGSSALPGRNLYAYFPDAPTWPFWRRNLKYAITATSDVPIDRAVLKAVFARAFGRWSAATTLTFEETDSAADADITIGFYRGAHGDGEPFDGVLGTLGHAFSPTDGRLHLDAAEAWVAEGDMTKGSSDVAVDLESVAVHEIGHLLGLGHSAAADAIMYPAINTRTRKVELTTDDVEGIQSLYGSNPNYRGAMPSAPSTSSPETNGGAPARRWRDRLASTVIAVGLSLLLR; encoded by the coding sequence ATGACCTCCTCCAACTCTTTCCTCCTCCTTGCGGCCATCGCCGGATTCCTCCTCTTGCCGGCTTCATCGCTCTCGGCCTCCACCTTCTTCTTCCCTCCGCCTCCGCCCACCATTAACCCCTGGCTCCCCTTCCGGAACCTCTCCGGCTGCCACCGCGGCGACGACAACCCCGGCCTCGCCGGCCTCAAGCATTATCTCAAGCACTTCGGCTACCTCCCTACTTCGTCCATGAACTCCACCGACTCCTTCGACGACGCACTTGAGATCGCCATCCGGTCGTACCAACGCTTCTTCGGCCTCAACGCCACCGGCGAGATCGACGAGCCTACCGTCGACCAACTCATGGCCCCTCGCTGCGGCGTCGCCGACTTCGTCAACGGCTCGTCAGCCCTCCCTGGACGCAACCTGTACGCCTACTTCCCGGACGCTCCTACTTGGCCCTTCTGGCGCCGCAACCTCAAGTACGCCATCACCGCCACCTCCGACGTCCCCATCGACCGCGCCGTCCTCAAGGCCGTCTTCGCCCGCGCCTTTGGGCGGTGGTCCGCCGCGACCACGCTGACGTTCGAGGAGACGGACTCGGCGGCGGACGCCGACATAACGATCGGTTTCTACCGGGGCGCGCACGGGGACGGGGAGCCGTTCGACGGGGTGCTGGGCACGCTGGGGCACGCCTTCTCGCCGACGGACGGGCGGCTCCACCTGGACGCCGCGGAGGCGTGGGTGGCCGAGGGGGACATGACGAAGGGCAGCTCAGACGTGGCGGTGGACCTGGAGTCGGTGGCGGTCCACGAGATCGGGCACCTGCTGGGACTAGGCCACTCGGCGGCCGCCGACGCCATAATGTACCCGGCAATCAACACACGGACTAGGAAGGTGGAGCTGACGACCGACGACGTCGAGGGGATACAGAGTTTGTACGGAAGCAACCCGAACTACCGAGGCGCGATGCCGTCGGCACCGTCGACCAGCAGCCCGGAGACGAACGGTGGAGCGCCTGCGCGGAGGTGGCGGGACAGGTTGGCTTCGACCGTTATAGCGGTTGGGTTGTCGTTGCTTTTACGGTAG